In the Podospora pseudocomata strain CBS 415.72m chromosome 5, whole genome shotgun sequence genome, one interval contains:
- a CDS encoding hypothetical protein (COG:O; EggNog:ENOG503NXR3) gives MINMAHQEDAKERFYRNFRMQQANIQEQITHLPSIAPVAGERQDATEVILTNISRLTNDVRDATHFLPAYDHRVYTDAVNTLRKELDETTAKLAPKSRFQFRPRPPAAVDGDDAPKSDSRRLVNNRDGTKGEKTNGQPPISPPLSPGGGGSRGRSRSPRAIKVEGERDAVITLPADHSRTSSAGQLIDLSSCVVNLCSPTVEACRAAPFASLMLKGVEKSVIVAGHVDGPVHVTGLKKCVVVVTARQVRIHDCEEVDFYLWVRSEPIIEGCKGVRFAPLPEGMETGAEGENKWKEVKDFLWLKEGQSPNWGVLGEGERVKGEVWREVMGDEGGDVKGVLGRFGIA, from the coding sequence ATGATCAACATGGCCCACCAAGAAGACGCCAAAGAGCGCTTCTACCGCAACTTTCGCATGCAGCAAGCCAACATCCAAGAACAAATCActcacctcccctccatcgcccCCGTCGCCGGCGAGCGCCAGGATGCCACAGAGGTGATCCTGACCAACATTTCCCGCCTGACCAACGACGTGAGGGACGCTACGCATTTTTTGCCGGCGTACGATCATAGGGTGTACACCGACGCGGTGAACACCCTCCGGAAAGAGCTGGATGAGACGACGGCGAAGCTCGCGCCCAAGAGTCGGTTTCAGTTCCGGCCGAgaccgccggcggcggttgatggtgatgatgcccCGAAGAGTGATTCCCGCCGGTTGGTGAACAACAGGGATGGGACcaagggggagaagacgaaTGGCCAGCCGCCGATCTCACCGCCTTTGTcgcccggtggtggtgggagcagGGGAAGGTCGAGGAGTCCGAGGGCGAtcaaggtggagggggagagggatgcTGTCATCACGCTGCCGGCAGATCACTCGCGGACTTCGTCGGCGGGGCAGCTTATTGATCTGTCTAGCTGTGTGGTCAACCTTTGCTCTCCTACTGTTGAAGCTTGTCGGGCGGCGCCGTTTGCGAGTTTGATGCTCAAGGGGGTTGAGAAGAGTGTTATTGTGGCGGGGCATGTGGATGGCCCGGTTCATGTGACGGGGCTCAAGAAgtgtgtggttgttgtgacGGCGAGGCAGGTGAGGATTCATGACTGCGAGGAGGTGGACTTTTATTTGTGGGTGAGGAGCGAGCCGATTATTGAGGGGTGCaagggggtgaggtttgCGCCGTTGCCGGAGGGGATGGAGACaggggcagagggggagaacaagtggaaggaggtgaaggatTTCTTgtggttgaaggaggggcaGAGTCCCAACtggggggtgctgggggagggggagagggtgaagggggaggtttggagagaggtgatgggggatgagggaggggatgtgaagggggtgctggggaggtttgggattgCTTAG